A region of Brevinema andersonii DNA encodes the following proteins:
- a CDS encoding ankyrin repeat domain-containing protein, with the protein MIFLIFSPIYADSSDDFMLAVKSGDILKVRACVSRKKSLVNFKDKYHYTPLLYSVSINNLEIAEFLLHNGAKATYRNKNGETALIPAIGERNLAMIDLLLSYKAPLNKKNRQGASPIFYAISEGDVSLVEYLVKRGADIEIKTKEGMTPLMWAVINGHKEVVDFLIRQGAKIHIQDKENMNLLMHAVESQNLELVRLMIRLKIDPDAKDIYQQNVLDFAKKTGNHDIIDVIENYLLVRRIYRRK; encoded by the coding sequence ATGATTTTTTTGATATTTTCTCCTATCTATGCTGATAGCAGCGATGATTTTATGCTTGCTGTCAAATCGGGTGATATATTGAAAGTTCGAGCATGCGTATCAAGAAAAAAATCATTAGTCAATTTTAAAGACAAATATCACTATACACCATTGTTATACTCTGTATCTATCAATAATTTGGAAATAGCAGAATTTTTATTGCATAATGGAGCCAAAGCAACCTACAGAAACAAAAATGGAGAAACAGCATTGATTCCTGCGATAGGTGAACGAAATCTCGCGATGATAGACCTTTTGTTGAGCTATAAAGCTCCTCTTAACAAAAAAAATCGTCAGGGAGCTAGTCCTATTTTTTATGCTATTTCTGAAGGTGATGTTTCATTAGTTGAGTACTTGGTCAAGCGCGGAGCTGATATTGAAATAAAAACAAAGGAAGGTATGACACCGCTCATGTGGGCTGTGATCAACGGACATAAAGAAGTTGTAGATTTTTTGATTAGACAGGGAGCAAAAATCCATATCCAGGACAAAGAAAATATGAATCTTTTAATGCATGCGGTTGAGTCACAAAATTTGGAATTGGTGAGGTTGATGATACGCTTAAAAATTGATCCCGATGCTAAAGATATTTATCAGCAGAATGTTTTAGATTTTGCTAAAAAAACTGGAAATCATGATATTATTGACGTTATAGAAAATTATTTACTTGTCCGGAGAATTTATAGGAGAAAATAG